Proteins encoded within one genomic window of Anopheles gambiae chromosome 3, idAnoGambNW_F1_1, whole genome shotgun sequence:
- the LOC1279972 gene encoding protein limb expression 1 homolog isoform X2, translated as MMVYPEEPIWSIPHIPALYDDGDYGVNVVEALQEFWQMKAARGADLKNGALVIYESIPSTSQPYVCYVTLPGGSCFGSFQNCPTKAEARRSSAKIALMNSVFNEHPSRRISDDFIEKAVTEARASFKGDQNQEDDGPDTGIGAFRFMLETNKGRTMLEFQELMTVFQLLHWNGSLKAMRERQCSRQEVVAHYSNRSLDDEMRQQMALDWIEREHENPGLLSRELAIAERELETARLAGRELRFPKEKKDILQMAHNQLTGGSNINS; from the exons ATGATGGTCTACCCGGAAGAACCGATCTGGTCCATTCCACACATTCCGGCACTGTACGATGATGGCGATTACGGTG TGAACGTCGTCGAAGCACTGCAAGAGTTCTGGCAAATGAAGGCAGCGCGCGGAGCGGACCTGAAGAATGGCGCACTAGTGATATACGAATCGATTCCGTCCACCAGCCAACCGTACGTGTGCTACGTGACCCTGCCCGGTGGAAGCTGTTTTGGGAGTTTTCAG AACTGCCCCACGAAAGCAGAAGCACGGCGAAGCTCCGCGAAGATAGCTTTAATGAATTCCGTATTCAACGAACACCCGTCCCGGCGCATCAGCGATGATTTCATCGAGAAGGCGGTCACCGAGGCGCGTGCCTCGTTCAAGGGCGATCAGAACCAGGAGGACGACGGGCCCGACACCGGCATCGGAGCGTTCAG ATTCATGCTGGAAACCAACAAAGGCCGCACCATGCTCGAGTTCCAGGAGCTGATGACCGTGTTCCAGCTGCTGCACTGGAACGGTTCGCTGAAGGCGATGCGCGAACGGCAGTGCTCGCGGCAGGAGGTGGTCGCCCACTACTCGAACCGATCGCTGGACGACGAGATGcgccagcagatggcgctcgACTGGATCGAGCGGGAGCACGAAAACCCCGGCCTGCTCAGCCGGGAGCTGGCTATAGCCGAGAGAGAACTAGAGACTGCCCGTCTGGCGGGCCGGGAGCTGCGGTTCCCCAAGGAGAAGAAGGACATCCTGCAGATGGCGCACAACCAGCTGACCGGGGgcagcaacatcaacagctGA
- the LOC3291882 gene encoding uncharacterized protein LOC3291882: MEPIDTRAERREKIAYHLETCFNTINHMLIGYVTFYLSYYSYTRGFGKLFTWHIFLCSVGYQFFMAQSLLTLYPANSWTNRYSTATKRHLHWALQAIGCVAILVGIVIEIYLKEDAGRNHFRSDHAITGLVSLIFIALSILNGIAAMYTVKIKHLIKPVYVKMCHYLTGIVAFVIGMTSLALEYSPRMLSVQHKQMLIAFTTITTALTLIGVCKTMTNQCRNLRQS; this comes from the exons atgGAACCGATCGATACGCGGGCAGAGCGCAGGGAAAAGATCGCCTACCATCTGGAGACATGCTTTAACACCATCAACCACATGCTGATTGGATATGTGACGTTTTATCTGTCCTACTACTCGTACACGAGAGGCTTTGGCAAGCTGTTTACCTGGCACATTTTCCTCTGCTCCGTCGGT TACCAATTTTTCATGGCACAGTCACTGCTTACGCTCTACCCGGCCAACTCGTGGACGAATCGGTACTCGACTGCAACCAAGCGCCATCTGCACTGGGCTTTGCAGGCGATCGGCTGTGTTGCAATCCTTGTCGGGATCGTTATTGAGATCTATCTGAAGGAGGATGCCGGACGGAACCACTTCCGGTCGGATCATGCCATAACGG gtttgGTTTCACTCATCTTTATCGCACTGTCCATACTGAACGGCATCGCAGCGATGTACACCGTCAAGATTAAGCACCTCATCAAGCCAGTGTACGTGAAGATGTGCCACTACCTGACCGGCATTGTCGCCTTCGTTATCG GTATGACATCGCTCGCGCTCGAGTACTCACCGCGGATGCTATCGGTGCAGCACAAGCAGATGCTGATCGCGTTCACCACCATTACGACCGCCCTGACCCTAATCGGGGTGTGCAAAACGATGACCAATCAGTGCCGAAATCTGCGCCAATCTTGa